The window TGGCCAGAATAACGTTGTCTTTCTCAGCCAGATCCAGGAAGGCGTTGACTTCAGACTCATGAGTCACACACACCGGGCAGCCCGGACCGCTCAAGTGAACCACCTCTTCAGGCAGCAGGGAGCGCAGGCCGCTCTGGAAAATGGCCACAGTATGGGTACCACAAACCTCCATGAAACGGAGTTCTCCGTCCAGTTCGGAGCGCATCTTGTCGAGTATCTTTCTGCAGAGTTCCGGGTCGCGGAACTTTTCCAACAATTCAAAGCTCAAATCAGCATCCTCGCGTTCAGTTGCACATCCCCTTTTTCAGGGTCAGCAACTTCCATATACCTAATACAGTCGCTGGGCAAACAAAATCCCTGATTAAGTGGCTGATCATACAATCAATTCCAACTTTTTTTGAATTATACCGATTCGGGAAGTCTAATCCTTCCAGATATATCTCTTCTATTCCCTACCTTTGCACTCTTTTATCTATGAACATATGTTCATATTTATCTTGACTTCAACCTTCATGGGCATATCATTATTTTGAACATAGGTTCAAAACTCTACCAGGAGGATGAATGGGCCGAAGAAAGAAAAAACGATTTGTCGAGGGGATGCCGGAGGCTGTTTTTTTCAAGCCCCAAGGGGTTCCCATGCGCGCCCTTTCTCGCCAGGCGATCTCCATAGAGGGATTCGAAGCCATACGATTGGTGGACGGAGAAGGGCTCATGCAGCAGGAGGCTGCGGACAAGATGGGAGTCTCCCGCCCCACCCTGAGCCGCATCCTCGCCGAAGCCCGCAAGGGTGTTGCGCTGGCCCTGACCAATGGCTGGGCCATTGAACTGGAAGGCGGCGACTACCATATCGCCGAAAACGAACCAAAGTGGGAGTGCCCAAAAATACAAGGAGAAGAGGCTATGCCCGGATTTGACGGAACAGGCCCCCGCGCAGGAGCGCGCGGTCAGGGACGAGGTCAAGGCCGTGGCCAAGGAATGGGCCAGGGTCGAGGTAATGGCAATGGTCAAGGTCGAGGTCAGGGAATGGGCCGACAGACAGGCGCAGGCATGGGCCAGTGCGCGAGACAGGGCCAACGTCCTGCAACCGCTTCCCAAGCCACCCCGATGGACTCAGCTGCAATTAAGAAGATCGCCATCACCAGTCAGGGCCCGACCCTGCAGGACGAGGTAGATCCACGATTCGGCCGTGCGGCAGGATTTGTGATTGTTGACCTTGAATCCATGCACACAGAATACGTGGATAACGGCGGCTCTCAGGTCATGAATCAGGGTGCAGGCATCCAGGCTGCGGAAAACGTAGCCAACGCCGGAGCACAGGCTGTCCTGAGCGGCTACGTCGGTCCCAAAGCCTTCACCGCGCTGAGTGCTGCCGGTATTCAGGTTGGTCAGGATGTAGACGGCATGACCGTTGGCCAAGCCGTTGACAAGTTCAAGGCCGGTGAAATCTCAGTTGCCAGCCAAGCTAACGCTGAACAAGGTTCCAACAAGTGATTTACGCCATAGCCAGCGGCAAAGGCGGTACCGGAAAAACAACAGTTACCGCCTCCCTTGCCTCCATTTGGGAAACGCCGCTCACCGCCGTGGACCTCGATGTGGAAGAACCTAACCTTCATCTCTTCCTCAAACCGGAAGAAATGATCACAGGTAAAGCTCATATCGAGGTCCCGGATGCGGATGAGGATAAATGCACGGGTTGCCGCGCCTGCTCCGAACTCTGCCAGTTCAAAGCCATCACGGTAATGGGCGACACCCTGCTCACCTTCCCTGAGATGTGCCACGGATGCGGTGGATGCATCGCCATCTGCCCGGAAAAGGCCCTTACTCCCGGCAAACGGGAGCTGGGCGAAATCGTCACCGGCAAGTCTCATGGCAATGAGTTCATCATGGGCCGACTGCGCATCGGTGAGGCCATGAGCCCTCCGCTCATGAAGCAGATCCTTAATGACCTGCCTATAAATAGCCAGGGAGATGTTCTCATCGACGCTCCTCCCGGCGTAAGCTGCCCAGCTATCACTGCCGTCATGAGAGCCGATTGCATCGTTCTTGTCACTGAGCCTACCCCCTTCGGCTTGCACGACTTCCGCCTCGCTTGGGAAGCATTCTCTCCCATAGGAAAACCCATGGGCGCAGTCATCAATCGTGCCGGAGTGGGGAACAACGACGTCTATGACTTCTGTCGAGAGAAGGACATCCCAATCTGGGCGGAGATTCCCTTCGACCGTTCCGTGGCAGAAGCGTATTCCAACGGCTACGTCCCAGTGAAGGCAATTCCGACATTGAAGCCGACGTTCGAATCCTTGAAGAACAGCATGCAAAAGGCTGTGAACGAGGTGTCTCATGCATGAAGTAGTCATCATCAGCGGTAAAGGCGGTGCAGGAAAGACCTCCATCACCGGCGCCTTCGCCAACCTCGCAGATAACGCCATTCTCTGCGACCTTGACGTGGACGCACCGGATCTCCACCTGCTTCTCTCGCCTGAGCATAAGCGCATCGAGGAGTTTTACTCCGGCAACGAGGCAATCATCAACCAGGAGCAATGCACCAAGTGCGGCCTCTGTGAGGCCATGTGTCGC of the Pseudodesulfovibrio sp. zrk46 genome contains:
- a CDS encoding DUF134 domain-containing protein, with protein sequence MGRRKKKRFVEGMPEAVFFKPQGVPMRALSRQAISIEGFEAIRLVDGEGLMQQEAADKMGVSRPTLSRILAEARKGVALALTNGWAIELEGGDYHIAENEPKWECPKIQGEEAMPGFDGTGPRAGARGQGRGQGRGQGMGQGRGNGNGQGRGQGMGRQTGAGMGQCARQGQRPATASQATPMDSAAIKKIAITSQGPTLQDEVDPRFGRAAGFVIVDLESMHTEYVDNGGSQVMNQGAGIQAAENVANAGAQAVLSGYVGPKAFTALSAAGIQVGQDVDGMTVGQAVDKFKAGEISVASQANAEQGSNK
- a CDS encoding ATP-binding protein, with the translated sequence MIYAIASGKGGTGKTTVTASLASIWETPLTAVDLDVEEPNLHLFLKPEEMITGKAHIEVPDADEDKCTGCRACSELCQFKAITVMGDTLLTFPEMCHGCGGCIAICPEKALTPGKRELGEIVTGKSHGNEFIMGRLRIGEAMSPPLMKQILNDLPINSQGDVLIDAPPGVSCPAITAVMRADCIVLVTEPTPFGLHDFRLAWEAFSPIGKPMGAVINRAGVGNNDVYDFCREKDIPIWAEIPFDRSVAEAYSNGYVPVKAIPTLKPTFESLKNSMQKAVNEVSHA